One window of the Salvia miltiorrhiza cultivar Shanhuang (shh) unplaced genomic scaffold, IMPLAD_Smil_shh original_scaffold_358, whole genome shotgun sequence genome contains the following:
- the LOC131004263 gene encoding uncharacterized protein LOC131004263 isoform X1 yields MTLEQLENLTWEDFKTEIHDKYIPKSYRKKKETEFFNLKQNKMSVTEYDRAFCDMSRYAPHLIDTDEKMAEKFRSGLRHEIKMALAGHGNLTHSEALSRALDVEAAMPEDRPTQTQASGNNDRGKRKWDGNNNNNRGYYNNQDNKRPWQGNMMPQGQWQGRPVNPGSAGNNQGQLRAPLCPKCSKSHHGICLAGSNTCFKCGQKGHFARDCQGKPQGGMRGPNQPGQVQPLRAIQGQQLLYPPPQQQYRPAARPPQIPQARAYALHKNKQGNNQGNLAGPGDRK; encoded by the coding sequence atgaccctcgaacaattggaaaacctgacttgggaagacttcaagACGGAGATCCACGATAAAtacattcccaagagctacagaaagaagaaagagacggagtttttcaatctgaaacaaaacaagatgtccgtgacggaatacgatcgcgctttctgcgacatgtctcgctatgcccctcatctgatcgacactgatgaaaagatggccgagaagtttcgttcaggccttaggcatgagatcaagatggcgcttgctggtcatggtaatctcacccactctgaggcacttagcagagccctggatgttgaagcagccatgcctgaagaccgcccaacccagactcaagcttcgggaaacaacgatcgtgggaagagaaaatgggatggcaacaacaacaataataggggttactacaacaaccaagataacaagaggccatggcaaggaaacatgatgccacaagggcaatggcaaggacgaccagtcaatccaggatcagctggaaacaatcagggccagctcagggcacctttgtgtcccaaatgctccaagtcacatcacggcatatgcttggctggcagcaatacctgctttaagtgtggccagaagggccattttgccagAGACTGCCAAGGAAAACCACAAGGAGGAATGAGAGGGCCGAATCAGCCGGGCCAAGTACAACCACTCAGGGCTATCCAAGGCCAACAGTTACTCTACCCACCACCACAGCAGCAGTATCGACCTGCGGCACGTCCACCGCAAATTCCACAGGCAAGAGCCTATGCCTTGCACAAGAATAAGCAAGGAAACAACCAAGGGaatttggcag
- the LOC131004263 gene encoding uncharacterized protein LOC131004263 isoform X2: MTLEQLENLTWEDFKTEIHDKYIPKSYRKKKETEFFNLKQNKMSVTEYDRAFCDMSRYAPHLIDTDEKMAEKFRSGLRHEIKMALAGHGNLTHSEALSRALDVEAAMPEDRPTQTQASGNNDRGKRKWDGNNNNNRGYYNNQDNKRPWQGNMMPQGQWQGRPVNPGSAGNNQGQLRAPLCPKCSKSHHGICLAGSNTCFKCGQKGHFARDCQGKPQGGMRGPNQPGQVQPLRAIQGQQLLYPPPQQQYRPAARPPQIPQARAYALHKNKQGNNQGNLAG; this comes from the coding sequence atgaccctcgaacaattggaaaacctgacttgggaagacttcaagACGGAGATCCACGATAAAtacattcccaagagctacagaaagaagaaagagacggagtttttcaatctgaaacaaaacaagatgtccgtgacggaatacgatcgcgctttctgcgacatgtctcgctatgcccctcatctgatcgacactgatgaaaagatggccgagaagtttcgttcaggccttaggcatgagatcaagatggcgcttgctggtcatggtaatctcacccactctgaggcacttagcagagccctggatgttgaagcagccatgcctgaagaccgcccaacccagactcaagcttcgggaaacaacgatcgtgggaagagaaaatgggatggcaacaacaacaataataggggttactacaacaaccaagataacaagaggccatggcaaggaaacatgatgccacaagggcaatggcaaggacgaccagtcaatccaggatcagctggaaacaatcagggccagctcagggcacctttgtgtcccaaatgctccaagtcacatcacggcatatgcttggctggcagcaatacctgctttaagtgtggccagaagggccattttgccagAGACTGCCAAGGAAAACCACAAGGAGGAATGAGAGGGCCGAATCAGCCGGGCCAAGTACAACCACTCAGGGCTATCCAAGGCCAACAGTTACTCTACCCACCACCACAGCAGCAGTATCGACCTGCGGCACGTCCACCGCAAATTCCACAGGCAAGAGCCTATGCCTTGCACAAGAATAAGCAAGGAAACAACCAAGGGaatttggcag